Within the Pseudomonadota bacterium genome, the region CGCGTGCGATAAATGTGAAGAGGAGCCTGATTTCACCAATCCTGCAGTTCAAAGTCTGGGCCATGCGCCTGTAAAACACATCTGCGCCAGATTCTCCGGCCGACTGGCATGTATAGACAAACCTCAACCGGTCCGAGAACTTCAGCCGTTTTTCCCTTTCCATAAAATCCAGCTCAATCTTGAGCAGAGCGGTTTTTATGAGCTTTCTTCCGGGAAGGTCTGCAGACGGGACAGATCCGGATCCTTCAAAAAAGGCTTTCCAGGCTGGAGAAAGCCCCTGTTTCCACGCTGCAATGGTATTCCAGCGGGACAGGCAGCTTTCCCTCAGCTCTTCTGCCGTTGCCTTGAGTCGTGCAGCGGCTTCAGCCCTGATTCCGGGATCAAATATTTCTTCTGGCTTTACATGGCTCATGTTTCAGATTTCTTGAAGTTGTTCCAGTTTCTGCAGTTTGCCATCTTTCAGGGAAAGTAATTAAATTTTCTTCACATCAATCAGGCAACCAGTTCAGAGCCTGCTGTCGAAGTAACCACCTTCTCGCCGCCCACATCCAGAAGCAGGGACTGGCTGCGGATTTCATCGAAAACCCCGGCGTCAGTGCCTGTCATCCACACCTGCACGCCCAGCGACAGGATGGCCTCGAACAAGGCCGAGCGCCGGTGTGCGTCCAGGTGGGCCACCACCTCGTCCATCAGCAGGACGGGGGCGCGGCTGCGACTGGCCTTCAGCAGGCGGGCGTGGGCCAGGACCAGTGCCACCAGCAGGATTTTCTGCTCGCCGGTTGAGCACAGCTCCGCCGGCATGTCCCGGTCCACATGGCGCACCCGCATGTCGCTGCGGTGGGGTCCGGGCGTCGTCCCGTCACCTTCCCCGCCGCCGCGGGCAGCGGCCAGTGCCTCGCGCAGGCGTTGCTCGGCCTCCAGCGCCGGCATGGTGGCCAGCCAGTCTTCCGGCGTACCGGACAGGTTGACGGACAGGGCTGGAAAAGGGCCCTTATATGTGCTGCAGACCGAATCCAGGTTCTGGACCATGTCCAGCCGGGCGGCGGCCATAGCTGTGCCCGTGGTGGCCATCTCGTCCTCCAGCGCTTTCAGCCAGACCGGGTCCGGACGGACAGAGTCCCGTAAAAGCCGGGAGCGTTCGCGCAGGGCCTTGTCATAGCGGCTGATGCGCCCCGCATGGGCAGGGTCAAAGCTGAACACCAGACGGTCCAGAAAGCGCCGGCGCTCGGACGCGCCTTCCTGGAACAGGCGGTCCATGGCGGGGGTCAGCCAGGCCATGGCCAGATGGTCCGCCAAGGCGTTCTGGTTATGGACCGGCTGGCCGTTGATGCGCACCAGCCGCCGCTCTGCAGGCCCGGTGGCTTCGGGATCCCGGCCGGTGCCGATATCCACAGTTCCATGGGCATTGCAGACTGTGGCCGCCACGCCCCAGGACAGGTGCGGCGGCGATCCCAGGCGCTGGAGATTGGCCAGCGGGGCCCGGCGCAGGCCCCGCCCCGGGGACAGCAGGCTGACCGCTTCCAGGATGTTGGTTTTT harbors:
- the recF gene encoding DNA replication/repair protein RecF; translation: MSLYVNRLTLTAFRSWEAVRIEADSRPIVLTGPNGAGKTNILEAVSLLSPGRGLRRAPLANLQRLGSPPHLSWGVAATVCNAHGTVDIGTGRDPEATGPAERRLVRINGQPVHNQNALADHLAMAWLTPAMDRLFQEGASERRRFLDRLVFSFDPAHAGRISRYDKALRERSRLLRDSVRPDPVWLKALEDEMATTGTAMAAARLDMVQNLDSVCSTYKGPFPALSVNLSGTPEDWLATMPALEAEQRLREALAAARGGGEGDGTTPGPHRSDMRVRHVDRDMPAELCSTGEQKILLVALVLAHARLLKASRSRAPVLLMDEVVAHLDAHRRSALFEAILSLGVQVWMTGTDAGVFDEIRSQSLLLDVGGEKVVTSTAGSELVA